A genomic region of bacterium 336/3 contains the following coding sequences:
- a CDS encoding uroporphyrinogen-III synthase, with translation MKEMLFKDVQNRMKKVASILVTQPAPTDPKSPYFELAKKYNLKIDFRSFIQVDRIAMKDFRKQKINPLDFSGVIFTSRNAVDHFFSICKELRIEMPAETKYFCISEQTANYLQKYIVVRKRKIFTGVKTAEDLMPAIKKNKDEKFLYPCSDIRKDELPVLLEQNKINFTESVMYHTVASDLSDLADVKYDILAFYSPSGIASLFTNFPEFTQDATRIAAFGPTTAKAVKDAGLVLDIEAPLPNAPSMTGALEAYIKLANKIK, from the coding sequence ATGAAAGAAATGCTATTTAAAGACGTGCAGAACAGAATGAAAAAAGTGGCAAGCATCTTGGTTACTCAACCTGCTCCAACAGACCCCAAATCACCTTATTTTGAACTGGCTAAGAAATATAATTTGAAAATAGACTTTCGTTCTTTTATACAAGTGGATAGAATAGCTATGAAGGATTTCAGAAAACAAAAAATAAATCCTTTAGACTTTTCAGGTGTTATCTTCACAAGTCGTAATGCTGTTGATCATTTTTTCAGTATCTGCAAAGAATTACGTATCGAAATGCCTGCTGAAACAAAATATTTTTGCATATCTGAGCAAACTGCAAATTATCTTCAAAAATATATTGTAGTAAGAAAACGCAAAATCTTTACAGGAGTGAAAACAGCTGAAGATTTAATGCCTGCAATTAAAAAAAATAAAGACGAAAAATTCTTATATCCTTGTTCAGATATTCGTAAAGATGAACTACCCGTTTTACTTGAACAAAATAAAATTAATTTTACAGAATCAGTGATGTATCATACAGTAGCCTCTGACCTTTCTGATTTGGCAGATGTAAAATATGATATATTAGCATTTTATAGTCCATCAGGAATAGCTTCTTTATTTACAAATTTCCCTGAATTTACACAAGACGCAACTCGTATTGCAGCATTCGGTCCCACAACAGCCAAAGCTGTTAAAGATGCGGGCTTGGTACTTGATATCGAAGCTCCGTTGCCTAATGCTCCATCAATGACAGGTGCTTTAGAAGCTTATATTAAGCTTGCTAATAAAATTAAATAA